From Saccharomycodes ludwigii strain NBRC 1722 chromosome IV, whole genome shotgun sequence, one genomic window encodes:
- the VPS51 gene encoding Vps51p (similar to Saccharomyces cerevisiae YKR020W | VPS51 | Vacuolar Protein Sorting) yields MDNTSNTTANPLPTATIISYNKKNDKSVMNEEELKNHEHNNNKRKLDRRRLKEYYNKLQTTEEQQQQQQNKKDILSYIQLYNDLKSNKVKNNNLIKTTIYENYYDLIKINDLLQEHSSVSSSNRFNELKDKLSELKCFSEEGK; encoded by the coding sequence ATGGACAACACATCTAATACCACTGCTAATCCTTTGCCCACTGctacaataatatcatataataagaaaaatgataaaagtgTTATGAATGAGGAAGAGTTAAAAAATCACgaacataataataataaacggAAATTGGATAGGAGAAGATTGAAAGAGTATTATAACAAGTTGCAAACAACAgaagaacaacaacagcagcagcagaATAAGAAAGATATTCTATCCTACATCCAATTGTATAATGATTTGAAAAgtaataaagttaaaaataataatttaatcaaAACAACCATATATGAAAACTATTAcgatttaataaaaataaatgatttattgCAGGAACACTCTTCTGTGTCTTCATCTAATAGGTTTAATGAACTAAAGGATAAGCTAAGCGAATTGAAGTGTTTTAGTGAAGAGGGAAAATAA